Proteins encoded together in one Argiope bruennichi chromosome 1, qqArgBrue1.1, whole genome shotgun sequence window:
- the LOC129962225 gene encoding uncharacterized protein LOC129962225, with product MLISVVPELASVNGSSQEARLHRSNPKHNNHQPHEDIIEEVPTNEMNSYGNYLPHRAVIKLSSSTTPIRPVFDASARLANYPSLNQCLECGPNLIELIPNILLRFREGQLGVIADIRKAFLQISIRKEDRDFLRFLWWENREEKKLRVFRHTRVVFGVKCSPFLLASVIEYHIQKCEGFEKSLKKRLLESFYIDNVVTSVDSKDQLDRFIDNSKTLMAKGGFDLREWEWSGDCETNSKEETQVLGLIWNKKLDTLKINMKWLDGINVEKVTKRSMLSTLHKVFDPFGFTAPVMLCPKIMLQKAWTLGTSWDEEVTGELRKEFLQWFQELKHLSDIQIPRCVQASSKDISNCTIHTFVDGSKDAYAAVTFLRIENNGRIELFLLAVKSRVAPLRGTTIPRMELLAAVIGARLANSVFEALGWKNVTIYYWSDSTTVLAWILREENWSVFVRNRVQEIRKLSNPTSWRHIPGDKNPADLPSRGCKAKHLVSLRWWEGPQWMENAFEFQNIMGSTNHDWNEEEIRKEKSKTTFILSNNEACGVANWYYRYFSNYDRIVRLVAWILRFMNNCKNITEKKHGCPMEPNIVLQRISPERILARMVGWSF from the exons ATGCTGATTTCGGTTGTTCCGGAGTTGGCCAGCGTTAACGGGAGCTCACAAGAGGCACGTCTTCACAGGTCAAATCCCAAGCACAACAACCACCAAcctc ATGAAGACATAATAGAGGAAGTTCCTACCAACGAAATGAACtcttatggtaattatttaccTCACCGTGCAGTGATAAAACTAAGCAGCAGCACTACTCCAATTCGTCCGGTGTTTGACGCTTCAGCGAGATTAGCAAATTATCCATCTTTGAATCAGTGCTTGGAATGTGGTCCTAATCTCATTGAGcttattccaaatattcttcTTCGATTCAGAGAGGGACAGCTTGGCGTTATAGCTGACATCAGGAAAGCTTTTCTGCAAATTAGTATTCGTAAAGAGGATAGAGACTTCCTTCGGTTTTTGTGGTgggaaaatagagaagaaaagaaattgagagtTTTTCGTCACACAAGAGTTGTTTTTGGGGTAAAATGTAGCCCTTTTCTTTTAGCTTCAGTAATTGAGTAccatattcaaaaatgtgaaggatttgaaaaatctttgaagaaaagacTTTTGGAGAGTTTCTACATTGATAATGTCGTTACTAGTGTCGACAGTAAAGACCAATTAGATCGATTCATTGACAATTCTAAAACCTTGATGGCAAAAGGTGGTTTTGATCTTAGAGAATGGGAATGGTCTGGCGACTGTGAAACTAATTCAAAGGAAGAAACTCAGGTATTAGGtcttatttggaataagaaattagacactttgaaaattaacatgaaatggcTGGATGGCATTAATgtggaaaaagtaactaaaaggaGTATGTTATCTACACTACATAAAGTATTTGATCCTTTTGGATTCACTGCACCAGTGATGCTCTGTCcaaaaataatgctacaaaaggCATGGACATTAGGTACAAGTTGGGATGAAGAAGTAACTGGTGAGCTTCGTAAAGAATTTCTACAGTGGTTTCAAGAACTTAAGCATTTGTCTGACATACAGATTCCTAGGTGTGTTCAAGCATCTTCAAAAGATATAAGCAACTGCACTATTCATACGTTTGTTGATGGAAGCAAAGATGCATATGCTGCTGTTACATtccttagaatagaaaataatggtcGAATCGAGCTATTTCTACTTGCAGTGAAATCTCGAGTGGCTCCTTTAAGAGGCACAACTATCCCAAGAATGGAACTTCTTGCGGCGGTGATTGGAGCGAGGCTAGCGAATTCAGTTTTTGAAGCTCTTGGTTGGAAAAATGTTACGATATATTACTGGAGTGATTCTACAACAGTGCTTGCATGGATATTACGAGAAGAAAATTGGTCTGTCTTCGTTAGGAACAGAGTCCAAGAGATAAGGAAGTTGAGTAATCCTACATCATGGAGACACATACCTGGTGATAAGAATCCGGCAGATTTACCTTCCAGGGGCTGCAAGGCAAAACATCTAGTCTCCCTAAGATGGTGGGAGGGTCCACAATGGATggaaaatgcttttgaatttcaaaacattatgggtTCCACCAACCATGATTGGAATGAAGAAGAGATTAGAAAGGAAAAGTCTAAGAcgacttttatattatcaaataatgaagcctGTGGTGTTGCAAACTGGTACTACAGATATTTTTCGAACTATGATAGAATAGTTCGTCTTGTTGCATGGATCCTCCGCTTCATGaacaactgcaaaaatataactGAGAAGAAGCATG GATGTCCCATGGAGCCAAACATCGTATTGCAACGGATTTCTCCGGAACGAATTCTTGCCAGGATGGTCGGTTGGTCATTTTGA